One Dictyoglomus thermophilum H-6-12 DNA window includes the following coding sequences:
- a CDS encoding 4Fe-4S cluster-binding domain-containing protein — MSTYYRLSPEIYFVKGRKKSALYNTLQGEIIHLCEERTRIIELLDKMPFEEILNIINGLSKTEIMEFVRVLKQNGIIRKYENKAYIDKLSLGFPLFMQKHLFNKPAPNLDIAFIEVSSTCDFSCYFCKNYPIKFGCLGCTQISYKKRISEELWLEILQEVNNLRCKTLVILGGDPFLEITSLVNFCRNLDKFNFENIFILTHGINIATKKSRNLIKHYNLKPIISIFLP, encoded by the coding sequence TCTATTTTGTTAAAGGAAGAAAAAAAAGTGCATTATATAATACCCTTCAGGGGGAAATTATTCATCTTTGTGAAGAAAGAACAAGAATTATAGAACTTTTAGACAAAATGCCCTTTGAGGAGATACTAAATATAATAAATGGACTATCTAAGACCGAAATTATGGAATTTGTGAGAGTTCTAAAGCAAAACGGAATAATAAGAAAATATGAAAATAAAGCTTATATAGATAAATTAAGTTTAGGCTTTCCTCTTTTTATGCAGAAACATCTATTTAACAAACCTGCTCCTAATTTAGATATTGCCTTTATAGAAGTGAGTAGTACATGTGATTTTTCTTGTTATTTTTGTAAAAATTATCCTATAAAATTCGGTTGTTTGGGATGTACTCAAATAAGCTACAAAAAAAGAATTAGTGAAGAATTATGGTTAGAAATACTACAGGAAGTAAATAATTTGAGATGTAAGACATTAGTAATTTTAGGAGGTGACCCATTTTTAGAAATCACATCTTTAGTCAATTTTTGTAGAAATTTAGACAAATTCAATTTTGAAAATATTTTTATTCTAACTCATGGAATAAATATAGCTACGAAAAAAAGTAGAAATTTAATAAAGCATTACAATTTAAAACCTATCATTAGCATTTTTTTGCCATAA